The Chitinophaga flava genome has a segment encoding these proteins:
- a CDS encoding type VI immunity family protein translates to MEQRNWDTFRFRDDKETSHTPPVRYSQEYLQPCLYLTVYFQYTDDEQMHDFYDRALELLEPLFTYHNGGTTTDETPIRNKDKALRQFPDFLGGKQTSLWRRLANRGGVGLKDDKGGIGDASFECLIRKHPATSRNLGAETMLAAKYRADLEAAGSELPYRGVTMSEMQICLPVDSFVDASAFLNWVSGFRMIQSSSFFSASAGYAMVKWEGYSNSQAQAKLKQLLAEHPGFDYRISGITVALGRHFSLEKNCFVPQLKRINWLNMINDQALVFLGGEEGFLKQAALYPSISLHRLNKGYIVQAGNAPGIGDDGKAPAAYYDAAQLLQPLLLRPRKEDYFDADGWELHFHNKH, encoded by the coding sequence ATGGAACAACGCAATTGGGATACCTTTAGGTTCAGAGATGATAAAGAAACCAGCCATACACCACCTGTTCGTTATTCACAGGAATACCTGCAGCCTTGCCTGTATCTGACTGTTTATTTCCAGTATACAGATGATGAACAGATGCACGATTTTTACGACCGGGCGCTGGAACTTCTTGAACCGTTGTTTACCTATCACAATGGTGGTACCACTACAGATGAAACGCCTATACGAAACAAGGATAAAGCACTGCGGCAGTTCCCCGATTTCCTGGGAGGAAAGCAGACCAGCCTGTGGAGAAGGCTGGCCAACCGCGGTGGGGTAGGGCTCAAAGACGATAAAGGTGGTATCGGTGATGCTTCATTTGAATGTCTGATACGTAAACATCCGGCCACATCACGGAACCTGGGTGCTGAGACAATGCTGGCTGCAAAGTACCGGGCCGACCTGGAGGCTGCTGGTAGTGAACTGCCTTACAGGGGCGTCACCATGAGTGAAATGCAGATCTGCCTGCCAGTAGACAGTTTTGTTGATGCTTCGGCGTTCCTCAATTGGGTATCTGGTTTCAGGATGATACAAAGCAGCAGTTTTTTTTCAGCATCCGCGGGTTATGCCATGGTGAAATGGGAGGGTTACAGCAATAGTCAGGCGCAAGCTAAACTGAAGCAGCTGCTGGCAGAACACCCTGGCTTCGACTACCGCATCTCTGGTATTACTGTAGCGCTGGGCCGGCATTTCTCGCTGGAAAAAAACTGTTTTGTTCCGCAGCTCAAACGGATCAACTGGCTGAATATGATCAATGACCAGGCGCTGGTATTTCTTGGTGGAGAAGAAGGTTTCCTGAAACAAGCCGCCCTTTATCCTTCCATATCCCTGCACCGGTTGAATAAAGGATATATTGTTCAGGCCGGCAATGCACCTGGTATTGGTGACGATGGAAAAGCTCCTGCCGCCTACTATGATGCAGCACAGTTATTGCAGCCTTT
- a CDS encoding thioesterase II family protein — translation MRKINLVCFPFAGGNIYSYDEFTKFLPDYINLITIEYPGRGSRIGEDLINDMEVLIEDLLVQFKALTIEGPYVIYGHSMGAVVSYLMVRKILENQLEAPLAVFLTGAGSIVNGWQAPIRYNLSREDFIKSLALLGGLPEEILGNSDFMEFYVPIFRADIEALEKCRYKETTPFNIPMYVVTGKEENVSPQQALLWKNETTADFEYTQLPGQHFFIFSQMQPLLAYIRRKIDSLCEVAGFNQI, via the coding sequence ATGAGAAAAATAAATCTGGTTTGTTTTCCATTTGCAGGTGGGAATATCTACTCCTACGATGAATTTACCAAGTTTTTGCCCGACTATATTAACTTAATTACGATAGAATACCCGGGCAGGGGTTCCAGAATAGGGGAAGATCTGATTAATGACATGGAGGTGCTCATTGAAGATCTCCTGGTCCAGTTTAAAGCATTGACTATTGAAGGGCCTTATGTGATTTATGGCCACAGTATGGGGGCTGTTGTAAGTTATCTGATGGTGAGAAAGATACTGGAAAATCAATTGGAGGCGCCGTTGGCGGTGTTTTTAACAGGAGCTGGCTCTATTGTAAACGGATGGCAGGCGCCGATCAGATATAATCTGTCCAGGGAAGATTTTATTAAAAGTCTGGCTCTTCTCGGAGGACTCCCGGAAGAAATTTTAGGGAACTCCGATTTTATGGAGTTCTATGTCCCCATTTTCCGGGCTGATATCGAAGCGCTGGAAAAGTGCAGATATAAAGAAACAACACCTTTTAACATACCGATGTATGTGGTGACCGGCAAAGAAGAAAATGTTTCTCCTCAACAGGCTTTATTGTGGAAAAATGAGACCACAGCTGATTTTGAGTACACACAATTGCCAGGACAACATTTTTTTATATTTTCGCAGATGCAGCCGTTGTTGGCTTATATCAGGCGCAAAATTGACAGTTTGTGCGAAGTGGCTGGGTTCAATCAAATATAA
- a CDS encoding CPBP family intramembrane glutamic endopeptidase, producing MKSIMDRFRTFYTAILVIICPLLGQLITLLLTSLVFAVDAFQMEVPAKDIGSLDKSLVLFQAVSYSLFSFLIIPAVFLLLLNKPLLRTLWSNNKVRPLPFILSILPIVTMVPFVTILIDFNHSIELPASFAALEKLLKESEAQAGNMTNALFYLNDTRGFIVSTIVMAVIPGIVEEFFFRGMIQLQLQHDFKNPHYAVWVTAFLFSLFHFQFYSFIPIMISGALLGYIFVWSKNIWYAIIAHITNNLIVILLHYAPIPAIQGSALAGLAFCAVIVTVAVALLFRKVVKSQRLESGNITLAIKDSVL from the coding sequence ATGAAAAGCATAATGGATAGATTCCGGACTTTTTATACGGCGATTCTTGTAATTATTTGCCCACTGCTAGGGCAACTGATAACCCTGTTATTAACCAGTCTGGTTTTTGCTGTGGATGCCTTTCAAATGGAGGTGCCGGCAAAGGATATAGGAAGCCTGGATAAGTCCCTTGTTTTGTTTCAGGCAGTTTCCTATTCTTTGTTTAGTTTCTTAATAATACCGGCTGTTTTTTTGTTGTTACTCAATAAACCTTTGCTGCGTACATTGTGGTCAAATAATAAAGTCAGGCCATTACCCTTTATATTATCAATACTGCCGATTGTTACAATGGTACCTTTTGTAACCATTCTGATTGATTTTAACCATAGTATTGAGTTGCCTGCTTCATTTGCTGCATTGGAAAAATTGTTAAAAGAGAGTGAAGCACAAGCCGGGAATATGACCAATGCACTGTTTTATCTGAATGATACCAGAGGATTTATAGTCAGTACCATTGTTATGGCCGTTATTCCAGGCATTGTCGAAGAATTTTTTTTCCGGGGTATGATTCAGTTGCAGCTTCAGCATGATTTTAAGAACCCGCATTATGCAGTATGGGTTACTGCCTTTTTGTTTAGTTTATTTCATTTTCAGTTCTATAGCTTTATTCCCATCATGATATCGGGGGCTTTGTTAGGGTATATTTTTGTGTGGTCAAAAAATATCTGGTATGCGATCATTGCTCATATCACGAATAACTTAATTGTAATTCTGTTGCATTATGCTCCGATACCGGCAATACAGGGTTCTGCATTGGCCGGTCTGGCGTTTTGCGCTGTAATTGTTACTGTTGCTGTTGCCTTGCTCTTCCGGAAAGTGGTGAAAAGCCAACGGTTAGAGTCTGGAAACATCACCTTGGCGATAAAAGATAGTGTATTGTAA
- a CDS encoding MDR/zinc-dependent alcohol dehydrogenase-like family protein: protein MAEIITEAWILNSGYGNTEPGLLMREEMNLGVLLPDEVLIHPIYGCWEGNMHHAIMRDPVDICMQRKEDKIVLGNAGVVKVIDTGKNVKDLKPGDVCMLFCNAISDKYGYPEKILAYDAPNTYGLLSRQSKVSRHTLIPIPPHSGFSLKQWAAFSLRYVTAWANWKVALKCWQSQMGDVPVENEFVISWGGGVCLAELELAKNYGFNVAMITSLNERKESLEQAGIITVDRRGFPHLHYDQERYTNDEAYKKNYRTSEKLFLEKINEITGGAGAAIFIDNIGLSVYRATLKALSRQGVIATSGWKWGMELSHLRAIESINRHIHVHTHYAKHTEAIEAMEYALRNNWMPQVDVDYVYEWDEIPRLCSDYATGNLISYFPLYKINDE from the coding sequence ATGGCAGAAATTATTACTGAGGCATGGATTCTTAACAGTGGTTATGGAAATACTGAACCCGGATTGTTGATGCGTGAGGAAATGAATTTAGGAGTCCTGCTGCCGGATGAGGTCTTGATTCATCCCATCTATGGCTGTTGGGAAGGAAATATGCATCATGCTATCATGCGGGACCCGGTTGATATATGTATGCAAAGAAAGGAGGATAAAATTGTCCTGGGCAATGCAGGTGTGGTAAAGGTAATCGATACCGGGAAAAATGTAAAGGATTTAAAACCGGGTGATGTCTGTATGCTTTTCTGTAATGCTATTTCCGATAAGTATGGTTATCCGGAGAAAATTTTGGCCTACGATGCTCCGAATACCTATGGGCTGCTTTCAAGGCAATCTAAGGTAAGCAGGCATACCCTGATCCCAATCCCGCCGCACTCGGGCTTTTCCTTGAAACAATGGGCCGCTTTTTCGCTGCGGTATGTTACTGCATGGGCAAACTGGAAAGTAGCCCTGAAGTGTTGGCAATCCCAGATGGGAGATGTTCCCGTTGAAAATGAATTTGTGATATCATGGGGTGGAGGCGTATGTTTGGCTGAGTTGGAGCTGGCCAAAAACTATGGATTTAATGTGGCTATGATAACATCGCTCAATGAGAGAAAGGAAAGCCTTGAACAGGCTGGTATTATTACTGTAGACAGAAGGGGATTCCCGCATCTGCACTATGATCAGGAGCGTTATACAAATGATGAAGCATATAAGAAAAATTACAGGACGTCCGAAAAACTGTTCCTGGAGAAAATCAATGAGATCACAGGTGGAGCCGGGGCTGCAATATTTATCGATAACATAGGATTGTCGGTATACAGAGCGACCTTAAAAGCATTGTCAAGACAAGGTGTTATTGCTACATCCGGATGGAAATGGGGAATGGAATTATCCCATCTCAGGGCAATAGAGAGCATCAACAGGCATATTCATGTTCACACCCATTATGCCAAACATACAGAAGCAATAGAGGCCATGGAATACGCACTGCGTAATAACTGGATGCCGCAGGTAGATGTGGATTATGTGTATGAATGGGATGAAATTCCCCGGCTTTGCAGTGATTACGCTACCGGCAACCTGATCAGCTATTTCCCTTTATATAAGATCAATGATGAATGA